CACTAAACGCTTCAGACCTCAGGTTAAAGCTAACTACCAGAGATCTTTTGTAATGATAATTAATATGTGTTGGAGACAAAATCACATAGgtgatatatttatagaaaatctCAAAGTTTGTTACCAACGTTGTGAGTGACAGATAATTAGCATAGAGATTATTGGATACCATGCATGAAAGTGACAGGTATCTCTTTAATTCTTCTAGTGACAATTGAATCACACGTCGAAATATAGATAATCaagttaattgttttttaaaaaaggttttcactttagttttttttttttgtacacaATTGCAAGAAAAATAAGGTGTCGCACGTCAAAACTTACTAATTATTATGACTAAATAATTAGCAGAGAGATTTGGTGCCAAACGTGACTTAAAAAGGTTTTCTTTCATCGTACACATCTACTCGTCAATCCACAAGATAAATTCTAACACAGAAACACGTTTTAACTTAGTTTCAATTTTCACTTTGATTCTTTGAACCAATTATGTTGACAGGGAGAGTTTCACGTATACGAAACTTATTTgcaaattctttttaaatttctttatttttttatccaGTTACTCGTTTAGGAATGCGGAATATTGTTTTTCATGttagaatttaaaattaaatagatcCCAACTggaaaaaattgaacaaaaaattcaGCAAAACAGTAAAAGAACAGAAACCAAAAGCAAAGAATAAAGATTGCTCTCGCAACAGAAAGCAACGTAGCAATTGTATCTTTGACCGGTTTCTGTTTTATGTTACCAACCTTGTCTTGAAAAGAAACTCTTATGACCGCCCGGTTTGTTATTGAGGCTAATGTAGTGAGTCATGGTCTGAAAACATTAAGAGAAAGCCATTTTAGAGTAATAGGTCGGTGCATCGCTGGTAACTCTTGGTATTTAGAAGATAGAATTATACTTCTTGTTGCCAATCGGGAAATCGAAGTTCTAACCACAAGTAGACTAGTTGATGAACACAGAGAGGttccttattttttgtttctctcttgcAAGCAACCGGGGTAtcttataatttcttttagcAAACGTTTTTGGTTTACGAGTCAAATGAATTTTCTGCAGTACGTTGAAAATAATATGTTCTAGTTTGAGTAATTAGGAAGcttaagttttgttatttaggataaataaaaaattaacgaCGACAAAAATAACAACGAACAATCCCAATAAGATAGTACTAAATGAGAGACAACATTATTATTTAGCATAAATGAAGATTAAACAACattataaatgaaaactaaCAAGACCACTAGTTCTACTTGAGAGACAACATTATTATTTAGCATAAATAAAGATTATAAGGACAATAGAAATGAAAACTAATCCAAATATAAGACTTGAGAGACTGAACAACCAAAGAGAGTTTCTGATAATCATTGGACCAACGCGTGCTCTTCACATAAGCCAAGTGCTATCAACATGATCCAAGAAGGTATGAAAAGAATAATGTTGATCATCCATTCCTTCAATATCAAATCTTCTGAGGTTAGTTGTGGCTTTATCGTAATACAAGACAAAGAGTGGTTCCCCGAACCAATTGGGTGGTGCGAAAACAAGTTCTTTTGTTCCAGTGGTACCTTTGAAATAAACATTATAATTATCAACAGATTCTGTCCATTGAGGAATCTTAATGATGTCCTTGTCCCACTTTCTATCAACCTCGTTCCTAACCCATATTTCAAAAACTCCattgaatttaaatttagaGTCAAAGGTGTTCACTAAGGCAACTTTCCCTTTGTAGTTCACCAATCTCCAATGATAATCAATGTCGACTTCCTCAGGCAATTTAATGACAGCAAACGCTTCAGAACTCACGTTGAACCTCATTACCATAGGTTTGTTGCAACTCGACCGAGCTCCATAGTACAAGAAACCTCCATTAAATAGTCCTTCATCAGTAACTACTGAATGATCATCATTACAAATGATCGGTCTCCAAAAGGAAGGTTTTTCATGATCCGATCTCACCGTGTAGACCTGATATTTCTTAGGTTCTTTTGATGTCCAACCAGCTCCGAACTGTGTCTGTGGTACACATACACATAACACCTTGAATACTTTGTCAACTTTATCGTATCCGAAAAAACTTCTCACGGATGCTCCTTCAGGCACTTGGATTTGCGGTAAATTCCGAAACTTTTTCAGACCGGGATTGCAAATCACAATCTCATTATTATATCCTTGATGACAGAGCAAACCAAGAATGGGATTAGAAACCGTGAAAACTGGTGCTATGTGATTATCGGTAAGCATCTGCCGTTTACCAGACAACAACAATGGTGGTTCTTGATAAACAGAGTGAAAGCAGGTTTCGCGTG
This sequence is a window from Arabidopsis thaliana chromosome 1 sequence. Protein-coding genes within it:
- a CDS encoding F-box and associated interaction domains-containing protein (F-box and associated interaction domains-containing protein; CONTAINS InterPro DOMAIN/s: F-box domain, cyclin-like (InterPro:IPR001810), F-box domain, Skp2-like (InterPro:IPR022364), F-box associated domain, type 3 (InterPro:IPR013187), F-box associated interaction domain (InterPro:IPR017451); BEST Arabidopsis thaliana protein match is: F-box and associated interaction domains-containing protein (TAIR:AT1G70960.1); Has 1387 Blast hits to 1338 proteins in 45 species: Archae - 0; Bacteria - 0; Metazoa - 0; Fungi - 0; Plants - 1387; Viruses - 0; Other Eukaryotes - 0 (source: NCBI BLink).) yields the protein MVNTSFETLALDMQIEILARLPLKYLMRCMCVSKKWASLIRGEDFRSAYLLRSMARPRLLFVASRSRKFTRETCFHSVYQEPPLLLSGKRQMLTDNHIAPVFTVSNPILGLLCHQGYNNEIVICNPGLKKFRNLPQIQVPEGASVRSFFGYDKVDKVFKVLCVCVPQTQFGAGWTSKEPKKYQVYTVRSDHEKPSFWRPIICNDDHSVVTDEGLFNGGFLYYGARSSCNKPMVMRFNVSSEAFAVIKLPEEVDIDYHWRLVNYKGKVALVNTFDSKFKFNGVFEIWVRNEVDRKWDKDIIKIPQWTESVDNYNVYFKGTTGTKELVFAPPNWFGEPLFVLYYDKATTNLRRFDIEGMDDQHYSFHTFLDHVDSTWLM